A genomic region of Terriglobia bacterium contains the following coding sequences:
- the ffh gene encoding signal recognition particle protein encodes MFENLSEKLQRAFKNLRGQGTLTEENMNEALREIRMALLEADVNFKVVKELIDHIREKALGQEVMTSLSPAEQVVKIVRDELIAILGTDTAKVKFASQPPSVILMAGLQGSGKTTTSGKIAHWLKKGGHRPMLVSVDVYRPAAREQLKIVAQAVGAHLYEGQVEEANTATVERLVKEARKEAVNNGCDVLVVDTAGRLHIDEQLMEEMQSLKKILAPQEILFVADAMTGQDAVKSADEFHKKLTLTGVVLTKMDGDARGGAALSIRNVTGQPIKFIGVGEKYDALEPFHPDRIVGRILGMGDILSLIEKAEEKLDKKKSEEFAKKALSGDGFSLEDFRDQLRQVKKLGSLSSIMGMMPRIGPFANMQQVADKVDEKQIVRVEAIINSMTAWEREHHEGINGSRRKRIARGSGTTIQEVNNLLRQYAQMRKMFKSMSKPSFAKRLAGMKMPGM; translated from the coding sequence ATGTTTGAGAATCTTTCCGAAAAACTCCAACGCGCATTCAAGAACCTCCGTGGTCAGGGCACACTGACCGAGGAGAACATGAACGAGGCCCTGCGGGAGATCCGCATGGCGCTGCTCGAAGCCGACGTCAATTTCAAGGTGGTCAAGGAACTGATCGACCATATTCGCGAAAAGGCGCTCGGGCAGGAGGTCATGACCTCACTCAGTCCGGCTGAGCAGGTGGTGAAGATCGTACGCGACGAACTCATCGCCATTCTCGGCACCGATACGGCGAAGGTGAAATTCGCCTCGCAGCCGCCGTCGGTCATACTCATGGCGGGCCTGCAGGGTTCGGGCAAAACGACGACCTCGGGCAAGATTGCGCACTGGCTGAAAAAGGGCGGGCATCGCCCGATGCTGGTTTCGGTCGACGTATATCGCCCGGCGGCCCGGGAGCAGTTGAAGATCGTGGCACAGGCTGTGGGCGCGCATCTGTATGAAGGGCAGGTCGAAGAGGCGAACACCGCGACCGTTGAGCGCCTGGTTAAGGAAGCCCGCAAGGAAGCGGTGAACAACGGCTGTGACGTGCTGGTGGTCGATACCGCCGGGCGTCTCCACATCGATGAGCAGTTGATGGAGGAGATGCAGTCGCTTAAGAAAATCCTCGCCCCACAGGAAATCCTGTTCGTGGCCGATGCGATGACCGGCCAGGACGCTGTGAAATCAGCAGACGAGTTCCACAAAAAGCTCACGCTGACGGGTGTCGTGCTGACCAAGATGGATGGTGACGCGCGCGGTGGCGCGGCCCTGTCGATTCGCAATGTGACGGGGCAGCCAATCAAGTTCATCGGTGTCGGCGAAAAGTACGATGCGCTCGAACCTTTCCATCCGGACCGCATCGTCGGACGCATTCTTGGGATGGGCGATATCCTGTCGCTGATCGAAAAAGCGGAAGAAAAACTCGACAAGAAAAAGTCGGAAGAGTTCGCGAAGAAAGCACTGTCCGGCGACGGCTTCTCGCTTGAGGATTTTCGCGATCAACTTCGGCAGGTGAAGAAGCTCGGGTCACTCTCGAGCATCATGGGGATGATGCCGCGGATCGGGCCCTTCGCGAACATGCAGCAGGTAGCGGACAAAGTTGACGAGAAGCAGATCGTGCGCGTGGAAGCGATCATCAACTCGATGACAGCGTGGGAACGCGAGCATCACGAAGGCATCAATGGATCGAGGCGCAAACGTATTGCGCGCGGCTCCGGAACAACGATCCAGGAAGTGAACAACCTGCTACGACAGTATGCGCAGATGCGCAAGATGTTCAAGAGCATGTCGAAGCCGAGCTTCGCGAAACGCCTCGCGGGAATGAAGATGCCGGGGATGTAA
- a CDS encoding MBL fold metallo-hydrolase translates to MMQVQLIRHATLRVSIGGHTFLIDPMFSAKEAMEPIQNASNTLRIPMVPLPFSANEILKDVEAVLVTHTHRDHWDDAATEAIPKAMPIICQPEDAAKFGVWGYTDVRPCSTELQFDGVTVARTAGQHGTGEIGRKMAPVSGFVLRTIGSPSIYIAGDTIYCPEVESALQKHRPDITVVNAGAAQFTSGGPITMNALDVAKVCGYATETSVIAVHMEAINHCFLRRDDLDRELKNYRLRERVAIPCDGEMVEFEERQESIA, encoded by the coding sequence ATGATGCAGGTTCAGTTGATTCGTCATGCGACTCTTCGCGTTTCGATCGGTGGCCATACTTTTCTTATCGATCCCATGTTCAGCGCGAAGGAGGCGATGGAGCCGATTCAGAATGCGAGCAATACGCTCCGCATTCCCATGGTGCCGCTGCCGTTTTCGGCGAACGAGATATTGAAGGACGTGGAAGCCGTGCTGGTGACCCACACGCATCGCGATCACTGGGACGATGCCGCGACCGAGGCGATCCCCAAAGCAATGCCAATCATCTGCCAGCCCGAGGATGCGGCGAAGTTCGGGGTATGGGGTTACACGGATGTGCGCCCTTGCTCGACCGAGTTGCAGTTTGACGGAGTCACAGTTGCCCGGACCGCGGGGCAGCACGGCACAGGAGAGATCGGCCGAAAGATGGCCCCGGTATCGGGGTTCGTTCTGCGCACGATCGGTTCGCCATCCATCTATATTGCCGGCGACACGATCTACTGCCCCGAGGTGGAATCGGCGCTGCAAAAACATCGGCCGGACATAACGGTAGTCAATGCGGGGGCGGCGCAATTCACTTCCGGGGGGCCGATTACCATGAATGCGCTCGATGTGGCCAAGGTTTGCGGGTACGCGACTGAGACAAGTGTGATCGCCGTCCATATGGAGGCGATTAATCATTGCTTTCTGAGGCGGGATGACCTGGATCGCGAACTGAAGAATTACCGGTTGCGCGAACGAGTCGCAATTCCTTGCGATGGAGAAATGGTCGAGTTCGAAGAGCGGCAAGAATCGATCGCCTGA
- a CDS encoding histone deacetylase, which yields MLPFKLVYGQKYDLPIGAHIFPSAKYKLICRYLLEQNLISEDDIVAPNAASDEDVLLVHTPMYVHKLKTGTLSAREELELEVPYSKELVDAFWTHAGGSVLAAELALRDGVCVNVGGGFHHAFPDHGEGFCVLNDVAIVIRKMQKEGRITRAMTVDCDVHQGNGTAAIFGGAQEPFPPPPAWSAGLTMPRRPAHMEQAHTGDVFTISLHQENNYPVWKPPSSIDVNLPDGTDDDEYLEWLDKALGSALDQHEPELLVYVAGADPYREDQLGGLGLTIDGLRRRDETVFRFARKNSIPVMATLAGGYARQLLDTVRIHANTIVAAKQVFT from the coding sequence ATGCTTCCCTTCAAACTGGTCTACGGCCAGAAGTACGACCTCCCAATAGGCGCACACATTTTCCCATCGGCCAAGTACAAGCTGATCTGCCGGTATCTTCTCGAACAGAACTTAATCTCGGAAGACGATATAGTTGCGCCGAACGCGGCGAGCGACGAAGACGTTCTGCTGGTGCATACGCCAATGTATGTGCACAAGTTGAAGACCGGGACGCTGTCGGCGCGCGAAGAACTGGAACTGGAAGTTCCATACAGCAAGGAACTGGTAGACGCGTTCTGGACGCACGCCGGGGGATCTGTTCTCGCCGCGGAACTGGCACTGCGAGATGGCGTGTGCGTGAACGTGGGCGGCGGGTTTCACCACGCGTTTCCGGACCACGGCGAGGGCTTCTGCGTACTGAACGATGTGGCGATTGTGATTCGCAAGATGCAGAAGGAGGGCCGGATCACTCGCGCGATGACGGTGGACTGCGATGTTCACCAGGGCAACGGCACAGCGGCCATTTTTGGGGGGGCACAGGAGCCATTCCCGCCGCCACCAGCGTGGTCGGCCGGGCTGACGATGCCACGAAGACCTGCGCACATGGAACAGGCTCACACGGGTGACGTTTTCACGATCTCGCTCCACCAGGAGAACAACTACCCTGTGTGGAAGCCACCGTCGTCGATCGATGTGAATCTGCCGGATGGAACGGATGACGACGAGTACCTGGAATGGCTGGATAAAGCGCTGGGTTCGGCACTCGACCAGCACGAACCGGAACTGCTGGTGTACGTTGCCGGAGCCGACCCTTACAGGGAAGATCAGCTGGGCGGGCTGGGGCTTACGATTGATGGGTTACGGCGACGAGATGAAACTGTCTTCCGCTTCGCCCGTAAAAACAGCATCCCAGTAATGGCGACTTTGGCCGGCGGCTACGCGCGACAACTGCTGGATACGGTTCGGATTCACGCCAATACAATAGTCGCGGCGAAGCAGGTTTTCACATAA
- a CDS encoding helix-turn-helix transcriptional regulator: MKSAGHKLRHLREQLGFNMRDVEAAGAKIAARHGIDDFGIPLSRLSDIETKGVLPSIYRLYTLSVVYRRDFRELLSWYGIDVNITATDLHLSEPPRSHLANALESATLLKVPLALDPGFDPCCTTNFSRMIEQWGLVPVAYLAECLPENYTYGYIGTEDFTMYPLVMPGSFVQIDEAKATLQEGTVWRSEYERPIYFVETRDGFVCSWCSRVDEMLILQPHPLSPVPPRSVRHGQDAEILGQVVGVAMRLGAWTPVPGSSPTRPKPAALN; this comes from the coding sequence TTGAAGTCGGCCGGACACAAACTGCGTCACCTCCGAGAGCAATTGGGCTTCAACATGCGTGATGTTGAAGCTGCAGGGGCGAAAATTGCGGCTCGACACGGAATTGACGATTTTGGGATTCCTCTCAGCCGGTTGTCGGATATCGAGACGAAGGGAGTTTTACCGAGCATCTACCGGTTGTATACGCTTAGCGTGGTTTATCGCCGCGATTTTCGAGAACTGCTCTCGTGGTATGGGATCGATGTGAATATCACGGCCACGGATCTTCACCTTTCTGAGCCGCCGCGTTCCCACCTTGCGAATGCGCTAGAGAGTGCGACTCTTCTCAAGGTACCGCTTGCACTGGATCCCGGATTTGATCCCTGTTGCACCACGAATTTCAGCCGCATGATTGAGCAGTGGGGGTTGGTCCCTGTAGCTTACCTTGCCGAATGTCTTCCGGAAAATTACACGTACGGCTACATCGGAACAGAAGACTTCACGATGTATCCGCTAGTGATGCCCGGATCGTTCGTCCAGATTGACGAGGCCAAGGCGACGTTACAGGAGGGCACGGTGTGGCGGTCGGAATACGAGCGCCCGATCTATTTCGTGGAGACGCGCGATGGTTTCGTGTGCAGTTGGTGCAGTCGTGTGGACGAGATGCTGATTCTGCAGCCGCACCCACTGTCGCCGGTTCCGCCGCGATCGGTTCGTCACGGGCAGGATGCAGAGATTCTCGGTCAAGTGGTTGGGGTCGCTATGCGACTGGGTGCGTGGACTCCCGTGCCTGGGAGCTCTCCAACTCGACCAAAGCCCGCAGCACTGAATTAA
- a CDS encoding PLP-dependent aminotransferase family protein gives MKKVAKSLCPVVAIDHADARPLHRQIYDGFRVAILRSNLSAGQQVPSSRQLASELGISRIPVLTAYSQLLAEDYFETRTGSGTFVSASLAHRSIATVQPANGNGHHPETRSVSRQALAAQQLYAGPWPFGWGAFGVGQVALDHFPFATWSRLLARHSQRVHARALHYSDPKGSPEFRNEIATYLRTARALNCDAEQVVIVSGTQQALEITARVLADPGDHVWMEEPGYWSIRRVLSMNGCCLVPVPVDDEGINVAAGIRACRKARAAFVTPSHQFPLGATMSAARRIQLLEWAEETGAWIVEDDYDSEYRYEAMPIASLQGLDRNSRVIYIGTFSKTLFPSLRVGYLVVPRDLVSRFIAVRVASDLYPPHLYQAALADFMAQGHFARHIRRTRQLYRERRSALVDALRQEFGPSLEILGAEAGLHVVIKLPHGVNDVQLSARAVQQKLWLWPLSCTYIGPPAQGVILGFGSTPTREIPNAVRKLRELICEASRSTA, from the coding sequence ATGAAGAAAGTTGCCAAGAGCCTCTGTCCCGTTGTTGCGATCGATCACGCGGACGCACGCCCCTTGCACCGGCAGATTTACGATGGCTTTCGCGTCGCCATCTTGCGCAGTAATCTGAGCGCCGGCCAGCAGGTCCCCTCGAGTCGGCAGCTTGCGTCAGAGCTTGGCATCTCCCGCATCCCCGTCCTCACTGCCTATTCCCAACTCCTCGCCGAAGATTATTTCGAAACCCGCACCGGGTCGGGCACTTTTGTATCCGCGTCTCTGGCACACCGCAGCATTGCAACAGTCCAGCCTGCCAACGGCAACGGTCACCATCCCGAAACGCGTTCCGTATCTCGCCAGGCACTCGCCGCACAGCAACTCTATGCCGGTCCCTGGCCCTTCGGGTGGGGAGCCTTTGGCGTCGGACAGGTTGCGCTTGATCACTTCCCTTTCGCGACCTGGTCGCGCCTCCTCGCCCGCCACTCACAGCGAGTCCACGCTCGCGCTCTTCACTACAGCGATCCCAAGGGATCGCCGGAATTCCGAAACGAAATCGCCACCTATCTGCGGACTGCTCGTGCCCTCAATTGTGATGCCGAGCAGGTCGTGATTGTTAGCGGCACCCAGCAGGCGCTCGAAATAACCGCTCGTGTCCTTGCCGACCCGGGCGACCACGTCTGGATGGAGGAACCAGGGTACTGGTCCATCCGGCGGGTTCTGTCGATGAATGGCTGTTGCCTCGTTCCAGTCCCCGTCGACGATGAAGGCATCAATGTTGCCGCAGGAATCCGCGCCTGCCGCAAAGCTCGCGCCGCATTTGTCACGCCCTCACACCAGTTCCCGCTTGGCGCAACCATGAGCGCCGCTCGCCGCATTCAACTCCTGGAATGGGCCGAAGAAACCGGCGCCTGGATCGTCGAAGATGATTACGACAGCGAGTATCGGTACGAAGCCATGCCAATCGCATCGCTGCAAGGTCTCGATCGCAATTCCCGTGTCATCTACATCGGGACCTTTAGCAAGACCCTGTTCCCATCGCTGCGCGTCGGCTACCTCGTGGTCCCTCGCGATCTCGTCTCACGGTTCATCGCTGTTCGCGTCGCGAGTGACCTCTACCCGCCGCATCTCTACCAGGCCGCGCTGGCCGATTTCATGGCCCAGGGACACTTCGCTCGCCACATCCGCCGCACCCGCCAGCTTTATCGCGAACGCCGCAGCGCCCTCGTGGACGCACTCCGCCAGGAATTCGGCCCTTCCCTCGAGATTCTCGGCGCCGAAGCCGGTCTTCACGTCGTCATCAAGTTGCCGCACGGAGTCAATGATGTCCAACTGTCCGCCCGAGCCGTCCAGCAAAAGCTCTGGCTCTGGCCTCTTTCCTGCACCTACATCGGACCGCCGGCCCAAGGCGTAATCCTCGGATTTGGAAGCACCCCAACCCGCGAAATTCCAAATGCAGTTCGTAAACTTCGCGAACTCATCTGTGAAGCTTCGAGGTCAACTGCTTGA
- a CDS encoding serine/threonine-protein kinase — MQSCADFRLGRFELLLELGRGLNSTAYLAQDPELERRVVIKLLGKGTLNQEELVARVRSVSELAHVGIARIFDLGYTEPAGDPYLVMEYVEGETLEAVLAKGKLPESEALALTVELLDALSYAHERRMCHHNLKPSNLILTRDGHLKITDFGDIRRSGVTTFMAPERLKSSGDERSDLFSVGVILYLMLSGFRPFQGNTDATIGFKLVHQHPVPVAVMDMKLTPELDLVVGRLMAKIPDERYQTAEEARRDIVAIQKAKNLGVAAPCADEPVDAHLALMESLGFPGTGRASDRKKPEITKSARFWRLGASLVGACIAIASLAVFKPLIRATPPAPAVSVHLEVPVLASEKHESVAQRKTEPKTDEPHLVAVSGMAKAQESRGAIPPTKGELVAVPIELRQPFRECLMSIWVDKKLTYKNRIRGEKKARFLHLGTTPAEYLTMVQMPVGDHSVRVEVSSVDEKYEASGSVAANFSKTNDQKLRITAEKDHTQLQLQLN; from the coding sequence ATGCAGAGCTGCGCGGATTTCCGTCTCGGACGATTCGAGCTTCTTCTGGAGCTGGGCCGAGGTCTGAACAGCACGGCTTATCTTGCGCAAGACCCGGAGCTTGAGCGACGAGTCGTGATCAAGCTGCTAGGGAAGGGCACACTTAACCAGGAAGAACTGGTGGCGCGGGTGCGCTCGGTGAGCGAGTTGGCGCACGTTGGGATCGCGAGAATTTTCGACCTAGGGTACACGGAGCCCGCTGGCGATCCCTACCTGGTGATGGAATACGTGGAGGGTGAGACGCTGGAGGCAGTGCTGGCGAAGGGTAAGCTCCCGGAGTCAGAAGCGCTGGCGCTCACGGTGGAGCTGCTGGACGCGCTCTCTTATGCGCATGAGAGGCGTATGTGTCATCACAACCTGAAGCCCTCGAACCTCATACTCACAAGAGATGGACACTTAAAAATCACAGACTTCGGCGATATCCGGCGTAGCGGGGTGACAACATTCATGGCGCCGGAACGACTGAAGAGCAGTGGCGACGAGCGGAGCGATTTGTTCTCGGTGGGCGTGATCCTCTATCTCATGCTGAGTGGATTCCGGCCGTTCCAGGGGAATACGGATGCCACGATAGGATTCAAGCTGGTGCATCAGCATCCGGTCCCGGTGGCGGTTATGGATATGAAGCTGACGCCGGAGCTGGACCTTGTGGTCGGGCGTCTGATGGCGAAGATTCCCGATGAGCGTTACCAGACTGCCGAGGAAGCGCGGCGCGACATCGTTGCGATTCAAAAGGCTAAGAATTTAGGAGTGGCGGCGCCGTGCGCAGACGAGCCAGTGGATGCACATCTGGCATTGATGGAGAGCCTGGGGTTTCCCGGGACCGGACGTGCATCCGATAGGAAGAAGCCGGAGATAACGAAGAGTGCAAGATTTTGGCGCCTTGGCGCATCGCTCGTCGGGGCCTGCATTGCCATCGCGAGCTTGGCGGTGTTCAAGCCGCTGATTCGGGCGACACCGCCTGCTCCGGCGGTTTCGGTGCATTTAGAGGTGCCGGTGCTGGCAAGTGAGAAGCACGAGAGCGTCGCACAGCGAAAAACCGAGCCGAAGACGGATGAACCACATCTGGTTGCGGTGAGTGGGATGGCGAAAGCCCAAGAAAGCAGGGGCGCAATCCCTCCAACTAAAGGTGAGCTGGTTGCGGTGCCGATCGAATTACGGCAACCATTTCGCGAATGCCTGATGTCGATCTGGGTGGATAAGAAGTTGACGTATAAGAATCGGATTCGCGGTGAAAAGAAGGCACGTTTCCTGCACCTAGGGACGACGCCGGCCGAGTACCTGACAATGGTCCAGATGCCGGTTGGGGACCATTCGGTGCGGGTTGAGGTTTCGAGTGTCGACGAGAAGTACGAGGCGAGCGGAAGCGTGGCGGCGAATTTTTCCAAGACGAACGATCAGAAGTTGCGGATTACGGCGGAGAAGGACCACACGCAGTTGCAACTGCAACTGAATTAG
- a CDS encoding 30S ribosomal protein S1, with protein sequence MPNPNNPELNDTPEATSNESTESFKDLLAEYEQAHARKKKEDGGQQLEGTVISVSADCVYVDIGRKSEGVIPLTVFEAAGQTVKPGDKFPVSVTGRNEEGYYELSRTKVATPTDWPALEKAFAEKATIVGTVTGVVKGGVSVDVGVRAFMPASRSATRDAAELAGLVDQQIRCRIIKLDVADEDVVVDRRALVEEEERAAHERRFGELREGAVVTGTVRSLMDYGAFVDLGGVDALLHVSDIGWGRVNKPTDVLTVGQQVEAKILKISTEGDKRRISIGMKQLQVDPWTAVAGTYKIGEKVRGTVTRVMEFGAFVELEPGVEGLIHISEMSWGRKVRRASDMVKPGDTVEVVILGVNLEEKRISLGLKQALGDPWEDAAQKFPIGSVVQGPVTNLTKFGAFVQLREGVEGMIHVSDISAEKRINHPQDVLKVSEMVKAQVLAFDREKRQIKLGIKQLAPTDLDEYIAEHKQGDVVTGRVVDLAGERAQVELGEGIQAGCKVSAQGEAAAAAESTVGKADLSSLSSMLQSKWKGAASGPAKPEPLRAGQIRSFRITKLDREAKKVEVELL encoded by the coding sequence ATGCCGAATCCAAACAATCCTGAACTCAACGACACCCCTGAAGCCACCTCGAACGAAAGCACCGAGTCTTTCAAAGATCTACTTGCCGAATACGAACAGGCTCACGCCCGCAAGAAGAAAGAAGACGGCGGGCAGCAGCTTGAGGGTACGGTGATTTCCGTGTCGGCGGACTGCGTTTATGTCGATATTGGCCGGAAGTCGGAAGGCGTGATCCCGCTGACCGTTTTCGAAGCCGCGGGGCAGACGGTGAAGCCGGGAGACAAGTTCCCGGTGTCGGTTACGGGGCGCAACGAAGAGGGCTATTACGAGCTGTCGCGGACGAAAGTTGCGACGCCGACGGATTGGCCGGCGCTGGAGAAGGCTTTCGCGGAGAAGGCGACGATCGTCGGGACGGTAACCGGCGTGGTGAAAGGCGGAGTGAGCGTCGATGTGGGGGTGAGGGCGTTCATGCCGGCGTCGCGGAGCGCGACTCGGGATGCGGCGGAGTTGGCGGGATTGGTCGATCAGCAGATCCGCTGCCGGATTATCAAGCTGGATGTCGCGGATGAAGATGTCGTGGTGGATCGGCGCGCGCTGGTGGAGGAAGAAGAGCGTGCGGCGCACGAGCGGCGCTTCGGCGAGTTGCGCGAGGGCGCGGTGGTGACCGGGACGGTGCGGAGCCTGATGGACTACGGGGCGTTCGTCGATCTCGGCGGAGTGGATGCGCTGCTGCACGTGAGCGACATTGGATGGGGCCGGGTGAATAAGCCTACAGACGTGCTGACCGTCGGCCAGCAGGTTGAAGCGAAGATCCTGAAGATTTCAACCGAGGGCGACAAGCGGCGGATTTCGATTGGGATGAAGCAGCTGCAGGTTGACCCGTGGACGGCGGTTGCGGGGACGTACAAGATCGGCGAGAAGGTGCGCGGGACGGTGACGCGTGTGATGGAGTTCGGCGCGTTCGTCGAACTGGAGCCGGGCGTCGAGGGATTGATTCACATCTCGGAGATGTCGTGGGGCCGGAAGGTTCGCAGGGCGAGCGACATGGTGAAACCGGGCGACACGGTGGAAGTGGTCATCCTTGGCGTGAACCTGGAAGAGAAGAGAATCTCGCTGGGGCTGAAGCAGGCGCTGGGCGACCCGTGGGAGGACGCGGCGCAGAAATTTCCGATCGGTTCGGTCGTGCAGGGGCCGGTAACGAACCTGACGAAGTTCGGAGCATTCGTGCAACTGCGTGAGGGCGTGGAAGGCATGATTCACGTCAGCGACATCAGCGCCGAAAAGAGAATCAATCATCCCCAGGATGTGCTCAAGGTCAGCGAGATGGTGAAGGCGCAGGTGCTGGCGTTCGACCGTGAGAAGCGGCAGATCAAACTGGGGATCAAGCAACTGGCTCCGACGGACCTGGATGAGTACATCGCAGAGCACAAGCAAGGGGATGTTGTGACGGGTCGCGTTGTGGACCTTGCGGGCGAGCGGGCACAGGTGGAACTTGGAGAAGGGATTCAGGCCGGCTGCAAGGTTTCAGCGCAGGGCGAGGCCGCTGCTGCGGCCGAATCCACGGTGGGTAAGGCCGATCTTTCGTCACTCAGTTCGATGCTGCAGTCGAAGTGGAAGGGAGCAGCGAGCGGGCCTGCGAAGCCGGAGCCGCTGAGGGCCGGGCAGATTCGCAGTTTTCGGATCACTAAGCTGGACCGCGAGGCGAAGAAGGTAGAAGTTGAGTTGTTGTAG